In Littorina saxatilis isolate snail1 linkage group LG8, US_GU_Lsax_2.0, whole genome shotgun sequence, a single genomic region encodes these proteins:
- the LOC138973344 gene encoding uncharacterized protein isoform X2, protein MSADAESTSPVTLGSHAKFHFTILTYNNITSCILRGPGNDGIHNCKGHRSDVDYSGVLPQLSLTLWIRDVRKEDEGTWQLTVTNGFSEPAKDNFTLRAQPFPTEPPQTSTFVSAFIGVVGFLVIVIVVLVFLVVFFRKKSQRKGAVSRTRNADIQGDGPSERVSGHSYEEVPDATAPLPPRCHQHGQGQTSRPGRSPAAPTRPAVDSQPDDYLHPVNNQTASSGTNQSADAPATPGGPYDSLEMSDVGLRSPYSQLGM, encoded by the exons ATGTCTGCAGATGCAGAGAGTACATCACCTGTTACCCTGGGATCGCACGCAAAGTTTCATTTCACCATCTTGACCTACAATAACATCACAAGCTGCATTCTGAGAGGCCCAGGAAATGATGGGATACATAACTGCAAAGGCCATAGAAG TGATGTTGACTATAGCGGCGTGTTACCCCAGCTTTCCCTGACGCTCTGGATAAGAGACGTAAGAAAGGAGGACGAAGGAACATGGCAGCTGACTGTGACAAATGGATTCTCTGAGCCAGCTAAAGACAACTTCACGCTTCGTGCTCAGCCAT TTCCGACAGAGCCTCCACAAACCAGCACCTTTGTGTCTGCATTCATTGGAGTTGTGGGATTCCTGGTCATTGTCATCGTTGTTCTCGTGTTCCTCGTGGTTTTCTTTAGGAAAAAGA GTCAACGCAAGGGCGCTGTATCCAGAACACGCAACGCAGATATCCAGGGTGACGGACCCTCAGAAAGAGTCAGTGGTCACAGCTACGAGGAGGTTCCTGATGCAACTGCCCCCTTGCCACCACGCTGTCATCAGCATGGACAAG GACAAACATCACGGCCTGGCAGATCGCCTGCAGCACCAACCAGACCTGCTGTTGACAGCCAGCCTGATGATTACCTGCATCCTGTTAACAACCAGACCGCCTCCAGTGGAACCAACCAGTCAGCTGACGCCCCTG